The region CACAAGACGAAGGACATCACGCTCTACCGCCAGGGCGACATTACCTACGTGCTGAACGCCGAGCCGGGCAGCCACGGCATGAAATTCGTCGACGTGCACGGTCCGTGCGCCCCGGCCATGGCCTGGCGCGTGGTCGACGCCAAAAAGGCTTTCGAGCACGCGGTCGCCAAGGGCGCGACACCCTATGAGGGCGACGACAAGACGCTGGACGTTCCGGCGATCGTCGGCATCGGCGGGTCGCTGCTTTATTTCGTCGACACCTACGGCGACAAGGGCTCGGCCTATTCGACGGATTTCGACTGGCTCGGCGAGGCCGATCCGAAACCGCAGGGCGTCGGCTTCTATTATCTCGACCACCTGACCCATAACGTCTATCGCGGCAATATGGACAAGTGGTGGGATTTCTACCGCGATCTGTTCAACTTCAAGCAGATCCATTTCTTCGACATCGACGGACGCATCACCGGCCTCGTCAGCCGCGCGATCACCAGCCCCTGCGGCAAGATCCGCATTCCGCTGAACGAGTCCAAGGATGACACCAGCCAGATCGAGGAATATCTGAAGAAGTACAACGGCGAAGGCATCCAGCATATCGCCGTGGGCACGGACGACATCTACGAGAGCACCGACAAGCTGGCCAGAAACGACCTGAAATTCATGCCGGGCCCGCCCGACACCTACTACGAAATGTCCCGCGAGCGGGTGCAGGGGCATGACGAACCGATCGAGCGCATGAAGCGTCATGGCATCCTGATCGACGGCGAAGGCGTGGTCGACGGGGGCACGACGAAGATCCTTCTGCAAATTTTTTCGAAGACCGTCATCGGGCCTATCTTCTTTGAATTCATTCAAAGAAAAGGCGATGAGGGCTTCGGCGAAGGAAATTTTCGCGCACTTTTTGAATCAATCGAGGAAGATCAGATGCGCCGAGGTGTTTTAAAAGCAGAGGTTGCCGAGTAGGCCCTCTGTTGCATTGTCTAAGCACACAACTTTTTGCCTCCGCAGCCCACGCGGAGGTTTTTTTTGGAAATCCGGTTTCCGGGCCGCCGTCCGGTGCGGCTGGAGGCCCGGGATTCGGGGCATCCGGCCCGGATGCCGGGTGGGCTAAACGACCGAATAATTTCCCATGTCGGCCGTCACGCCAAGCTGGCGCATGAAGTCCTGCGGATTGAAATCCGCCTTCCGGTATTCGGCGGCAACCTTTTCCCTGGCCGTTTCGAGAGCGCGCTGGTCCCGCCACTCGACGATGGTGGCGAATTTCGCCGCTCCCGAATCGGATCCCTGTTCCAGCACCAGATTCTGGCGACAGCCGTCGA is a window of Roseibium salinum DNA encoding:
- the hppD gene encoding 4-hydroxyphenylpyruvate dioxygenase, giving the protein MGPFPHDAPPAKITKDNPAGTDGFEFVEFAHPEPEKLDALFRRMGYEPVARHKTKDITLYRQGDITYVLNAEPGSHGMKFVDVHGPCAPAMAWRVVDAKKAFEHAVAKGATPYEGDDKTLDVPAIVGIGGSLLYFVDTYGDKGSAYSTDFDWLGEADPKPQGVGFYYLDHLTHNVYRGNMDKWWDFYRDLFNFKQIHFFDIDGRITGLVSRAITSPCGKIRIPLNESKDDTSQIEEYLKKYNGEGIQHIAVGTDDIYESTDKLARNDLKFMPGPPDTYYEMSRERVQGHDEPIERMKRHGILIDGEGVVDGGTTKILLQIFSKTVIGPIFFEFIQRKGDEGFGEGNFRALFESIEEDQMRRGVLKAEVAE
- a CDS encoding antibiotic biosynthesis monooxygenase family protein; translation: MSSVVHSQSVFRVDKFTVPLEAREAFLERLKTIRALLEGIDGCRQNLVLEQGSDSGAAKFATIVEWRDQRALETAREKVAAEYRKADFNPQDFMRQLGVTADMGNYSVV